TAGAAAATATGTGAACATAAGACCTGGTAATAATTGCAAAAGAGCCAACAAGAGTCACCACTGCAGAGATAAAAACTGAAATTTCATTGCTTAAGGTGTCAGAGCAGGAGAGATTCAGTAGTGGAGAGATGTCACAGCAGAACTGATGGACCATGTTGGACTGACAGAAGGACAGCTGGAATGTGTTTCCAGTGTGGAATCCGGAGTAGACCACACCACTGAGTACTGCCACCAGGGTCATCTGGACACAGACCTGATAGTTCATGATCATAGGGTACTGGAGGGgctggcagatggccacatagcggtcatggGCCATGATGCTGAGGAACAGCAGCTCTGTGTAAACAAGGAAAATCACAAAGAAGACCTGAGCTGCACATCCTGCAATGGAGATCACCCTGCTGTCAAGCAGGAAGATGACACATGCCTTGGGTATTATAACAGAAATATAGCACATGTCCAAGACAGACAGATTCCTAAGAAAGAAATACATGGGGGTATGAAGACTATGGTCAAGTGTGGTGACTGTGACAATGAGAAGGTTTCCCATCAGGGTTGCCAAGTATGTCAATAGAAATAGCATGGTGTGCAAGGCTCTGCGCTCCCACACATCAGAAAATCTTGTAAGCAAAAATTCAGTCACCATGGTAGAGTTGAGCATCTTTGGGCAATTCACCTTGGTCCTGAAGAGGCAGACAAGTAATCTCTAGAAAATATGTTGGAGAAATTAGCCAAACTACATTTATTGACTCACAATTATCCAATTTCATTCTCTCTTATTTGTATTGTATAGCAAGATATCACATCATGTTTCCAGGGTTGTGTAAATCACTTCCAGGATACGGGTTGCATGAAAATAATCTTTAAGAGCTGGTGCCTATGTTTGCAAATATTATTTCACTTACCAAATAAACTTAACATATCACTTACCATATAAAATGGACACACTGGAGGCCTGGAAGATAAATTGATTTAATATAGGTAATTTGTATGTGTCTCTGATGTATTAgtaatattctataaatgttaatACCAAGTAGAATGTGACTGGAGATAACAGGCTGATTTTCTGGACCTCTGAAAATTACACTATCAATTGTAATCCATTCTCTGCCTACCaagaggaaaattatttttatttcaacttcTACCACTGTGACTTTTgatactatttttatatttgagtCTTCCACACCTCTTGTAATTTTTAATAGTTTGTTAGATTCTTTCTGACTCTCTTGTTTATTCCATAGCCTAGATACAATAATCAAACACATGAATTATATTAACACTAGCTTTTATTTATCCAAAATGTCCTATGCAGTTTACTTGATTTGTATATTATGTACTGTAATTCTCATTGAAACTCTGCAAAATGGGAAGTGaagtattccattttaaaaataaaagagtaggTCACTGAAAGGTCAAGGACACTTAACTAACAATGAAAATGTATATTGAAGAGCATGCCTTCGAAGAAATGATTGCTCATATAGCATAACACCATATTATGCATTTCCTCCACCAGAACTCCTAATCATTCAGAGCTTCACTTCTTTGGAGGACAAcaatttacattctttatttaGGCTGAACAATCACAAGCATGGCTACATTCTAACCTTCTGACTACAGCATGATCCAGGAGACCCCAAATTTTGGGTTGATTTAAATCTCAATGATGCAGAGCCAAAAAGTTTTTCCTACATATTGAGTATTATTATCTACCCCAGTCTCTTCCCAATATCAGCATTCTGCTTTTGTccatttaaactattttaagaGATTTGTACTAATAAAGAATTTCAATATAAATAGTTTTTATgtatattcacttattttttttctccatatctgCTATCTTAATATGAAGAGAATCATTCATATCTAAGGCTAACTCACAAACTTACCTAGAGTCCTTCTCCTCTTTCACTGATGCCAATGTCTCCCATTAACTGCCATAAGATTTTCTGCTTCCCCATGTAATCcttgaatataaataaatacttagtttcttctttttaaaaaacaacacatCACTTATAACTCTCATTAAGTAGATATTACCTGTGAAAATTAGTGTTTATTTAAAAGTGATATCAAGTTCACTAATAAAGTCAGTTGTTTCTTCCGTTTTGTGGAAAAATAGTCATGCTTTCCTTtaatatgtgaatgtatttcagaaCTTAAGTAAGCTGAGATAGAAAACATTGCTGGATGTATGGGTCATTAATGACTGTTGAACTCATATGCAATTCCTTAATAatgttctctttcaaaattgtggCCCACAGAGAAACCCCTAGTGAATGCTGAAGTGCACAAGGTATTCTTCTGGATATGATTAAACTGTGAATTTTACTTGCTGCATTGAAATGGCAGAATTCATGTTTTCAGACCTGCTTACACTTGTACTCTGTTATTCTTACTGATAATGGAATGTTCACTGTGCCCTCACATTTGACATTCTTATTTCCTGGTTACCTTTTCCTTGTGATCAGTGTAACCACTTTCCACAGAGAACCCCTGCTACATGACAGAAGATAGGGCAAGTCTCACTTGCAGACTGCCTCCTACTGTCAACACTAAGCACTTTCCATCTTTTTGTCCCTTTTCATTTCAGGATGCTTCAAactttttcaataattatttcttgttttgttgttgttgttgttgctttataCCAATCTGTTTACTGAAAATTTATTAACAGCATAGTGTTAAAATCTTGGTTAAAAATTGGTGTTTCAATATTTATACTAGATCTgtctataaatatatacatatataaagatatatagagTAGCTCAATAGTAGCTCAATATACATTAATATACCATGTATAGAGAGTAGCTATACTGAAATTATATCACTTTTATTCTGAAGATTGAGATCTTAAAATAATTGCTTAAATTATTCCTCACTGAAGTCCACATCAGACAACTACCACCATATAAAGAAATGCAACAGGCTTTCACAGTTTGAAcacagaatgaaaaaatacaaattatttcacAATTACCAATCAATTTTAGGTTTCTAACTTGAATTTCCCTGTAGCACTGTAGCAGATTTAAAACTTCATAGACATCAGGGGAAGAAAAATTTTGCAACCTGACTCTGCCATTTAATTGCTATACAGCTATGGAGAGTCTCTCAAATATctttgaacctcaatttccttatctacaAGAATTGTAATACTTGCTACCtcatgaaattaatatttttaaaatatttcaaataaatgagaaACTCAAAATAGTAGCTATGCTGAAGGAAAGtaa
The DNA window shown above is from Choloepus didactylus isolate mChoDid1 chromosome 11 unlocalized genomic scaffold, mChoDid1.pri SUPER_11_unloc10, whole genome shotgun sequence and carries:
- the LOC119524493 gene encoding olfactory receptor 14C36-like; the encoded protein is MLNSTMVTEFLLTRFSDVWERRALHTMLFLLTYLATLMGNLLIVTVTTLDHSLHTPMYFFLRNLSVLDMCYISVIIPKACVIFLLDSRVISIAGCAAQVFFVIFLVYTELLFLSIMAHDRYVAICQPLQYPMIMNYQVCVQMTLVAVLSGVVYSGFHTGNTFQLSFCQSNMVHQFCCDISPLLNLSCSDTLSNEISVFISAVVTLVGSFAIITRSYVHIFSTVLKFPMRREQGKAFSTCVPHILVVTAFVSSIAAIYMKPTSHSPTIHDMITSVFYSIVPPLLNPMIYSPRNKQIKEAVRRITRRKLCSGK